In Rubrivirga marina, the following are encoded in one genomic region:
- a CDS encoding ribonuclease Z yields the protein MFDVIPLGVGSAIPTRTRHLAGALVRREGRNVLFDCGEGTQLQLVRGGLARGPLDAICITHLHGDHLYGLPGLVTTLALLERTDPLTIVGPTGLRDVMSAMPGLKNDWLPFDVTYRELSEDFEHEVVFEDDAVTIEARPIEHRVFCAGFRYQEKTRPGSVDGEAARAAGITEGWQFEALKRREAVTLADGTVVEPDGLVGPPRPGGAFAYVLDTTPCENGRLLAEGVDLVLHEATFTEEHGARAADVGHSTARQAAEVARDAGAKKLLLTHFSARYADPAPLVAEAREVFPNTQAAEELQRYEVRR from the coding sequence GTGTTCGACGTGATCCCCCTCGGGGTCGGCTCCGCCATCCCTACCCGCACGCGGCACCTCGCCGGCGCGCTCGTCCGCCGCGAGGGCCGGAACGTCCTGTTCGACTGCGGCGAGGGGACCCAGCTCCAGCTCGTCCGCGGCGGGCTCGCGCGGGGGCCGCTCGACGCCATCTGCATCACGCACCTCCACGGCGACCACCTCTACGGCCTCCCCGGCCTCGTGACGACGCTCGCGCTTCTCGAGCGGACCGACCCGCTCACGATCGTCGGCCCGACCGGGCTCCGGGACGTCATGAGCGCCATGCCGGGGCTCAAGAACGACTGGCTCCCGTTCGACGTGACCTACCGCGAGCTGTCCGAGGACTTCGAGCACGAGGTCGTGTTCGAGGACGACGCCGTGACGATTGAGGCGCGGCCCATCGAGCACCGCGTGTTCTGCGCCGGCTTCCGGTACCAGGAAAAAACGCGGCCGGGCTCGGTCGACGGCGAGGCGGCGCGGGCGGCGGGCATCACGGAGGGATGGCAGTTCGAGGCGCTCAAGCGGCGCGAGGCCGTCACGCTCGCCGACGGAACGGTGGTCGAGCCGGACGGGCTGGTCGGGCCGCCGCGGCCGGGCGGCGCGTTCGCCTACGTCCTCGACACGACGCCCTGCGAGAACGGCCGGCTCCTGGCCGAGGGCGTCGACCTCGTGCTCCACGAGGCCACGTTCACCGAGGAGCACGGCGCGCGGGCCGCCGACGTCGGCCACTCGACGGCCCGGCAGGCCGCCGAGGTCGCCCGCGACGCCGGCGCCAAGAAGCTGCTCCTCACGCACTTCTCCGCCCGCTACGCCGACCCGGCACCGCTCGTCGCCGAGGCGCGGGAGGTGTTTCCGAACACGCAGGCCGCCGAGGAGCTCCAGCGCTACGAGGTCCGCCGGTAG
- a CDS encoding thioredoxin family protein, which translates to MNAPASPPLDFQTDVVEASRERPVLVDFWAPWCGPCRVLGPILETLAAEAGGRWTLAKVNTDEAPGLMQQFGIRGIPAVKLFVDGAVAAEFTGALPEHVLRQWLDEHLPSPARKHAKAAEAAWEAGDRDTARAEFEAALADPEAEAAGWATAARTRLARLLVFDDGSRARDLVGDLHTPEGEAVRTVLDALDRDPAALPDGPAREPVADALRGLQSGDLDATLARLIDAIRADRYYDDDGARKLAVALFQTLGEDHAVSKTHRPAFNTSLY; encoded by the coding sequence ATGAACGCGCCCGCGAGCCCCCCGCTCGATTTCCAGACCGACGTCGTCGAGGCCAGCCGTGAGCGGCCCGTCCTCGTGGACTTCTGGGCGCCGTGGTGCGGCCCCTGTCGCGTGCTCGGGCCGATCTTGGAGACGCTCGCCGCCGAGGCCGGCGGCCGGTGGACGCTCGCAAAGGTCAACACGGACGAGGCACCGGGGCTGATGCAGCAGTTCGGCATCCGCGGCATTCCGGCCGTCAAGCTGTTCGTCGACGGCGCCGTGGCGGCCGAGTTCACGGGGGCGCTCCCCGAGCACGTCCTCCGCCAGTGGCTCGACGAGCACCTCCCGTCCCCCGCTCGCAAGCACGCGAAAGCCGCCGAGGCCGCGTGGGAGGCCGGCGACCGGGACACGGCCCGCGCGGAGTTCGAGGCGGCTCTCGCCGACCCCGAGGCGGAGGCGGCCGGCTGGGCCACGGCGGCCCGTACCCGCCTCGCCCGCCTCCTCGTGTTCGACGACGGCTCCCGCGCACGCGACCTCGTCGGCGATCTCCACACGCCCGAGGGCGAGGCGGTCCGCACGGTCCTCGACGCCCTCGACCGCGACCCGGCCGCGCTCCCTGACGGCCCCGCCCGCGAGCCCGTCGCCGACGCCCTCCGCGGGCTCCAGTCCGGCGACCTCGACGCCACGCTCGCCCGCCTCATCGACGCCATCCGCGCCGACCGTTACTACGACGACGACGGCGCCCGAAAGCTGGCGGTCGCTCTCTTCCAGACGCTCGGTGAGGACCACGCCGTCTCCAAGACGCACCGGCCGGCGTTCAACACGTCATTGTACTGA
- a CDS encoding TolB family protein, whose product MRLPLLLALAGLTILAGCQTANTRLAEDTEAAVAAAQADQPITGAPTPADDGPDYVASADSLRFPGEVHLRNVRQLTFGGNNAEAYWSPDGAALIFQSDWDAINPQGCDQQFVMSVAEGAGRDGDGAELVSTGRGRTTCGYFLSDDRIVYASTHPGGDACPVTAASQTGRYVWDIFPSYDIYVADADGRNLEVLIGGEGYDAEATVSPDGRYVIFTSTRSGDLELWRYDTGTGDLLQLTDTLGYDGGAFFSPDGSKIVWRASRPTGADAESYRALLAQDAVQPGALNLFVADADGSNARQVTDLPGANWAPFFHPSGERILFASNHHTLAEGGREFDLFLVGLDGGAPERVTFSGTFDAFPMFSPDGTRLVFASNRRGDRADSRDTNVFVADWVENPTEADRLFGTE is encoded by the coding sequence ATGCGCCTCCCGCTCCTCCTCGCCCTCGCGGGCCTCACGATTCTCGCCGGCTGCCAGACCGCCAACACGCGGCTGGCGGAGGACACGGAAGCGGCCGTCGCGGCCGCCCAGGCCGACCAGCCCATCACCGGCGCGCCGACCCCCGCCGACGACGGCCCCGACTACGTCGCCTCCGCCGACAGCCTCCGGTTCCCGGGCGAGGTCCACCTCCGCAACGTCCGCCAGCTCACGTTCGGCGGCAACAACGCCGAGGCCTACTGGAGCCCCGACGGCGCCGCGCTCATCTTCCAGAGCGACTGGGACGCGATCAACCCCCAGGGCTGCGACCAGCAGTTCGTGATGTCCGTCGCCGAGGGCGCCGGGCGCGACGGCGACGGCGCCGAGCTCGTCTCCACGGGCCGCGGCCGGACGACCTGCGGCTACTTCCTCTCGGACGACCGGATCGTCTACGCCTCGACGCACCCCGGCGGCGACGCCTGCCCCGTCACGGCCGCGTCGCAGACCGGCCGCTACGTCTGGGACATCTTCCCCAGCTACGACATCTACGTCGCCGACGCCGACGGCCGGAACCTGGAGGTCCTGATCGGCGGCGAGGGCTACGACGCGGAGGCGACCGTCAGCCCCGACGGCCGGTACGTGATCTTCACCTCGACGCGCTCCGGCGACCTCGAGCTCTGGCGCTACGACACGGGGACGGGCGACCTCCTCCAGCTCACCGACACGCTGGGCTACGACGGCGGGGCCTTCTTCTCGCCCGACGGCTCGAAGATCGTCTGGCGCGCCTCCCGCCCGACCGGCGCCGACGCCGAGTCCTACCGCGCGCTCCTCGCGCAGGACGCCGTCCAGCCCGGCGCGCTCAACCTGTTCGTCGCCGATGCCGACGGCTCGAACGCCCGCCAGGTGACCGACCTCCCGGGCGCCAACTGGGCCCCGTTCTTCCACCCGTCGGGCGAGCGGATCCTCTTCGCCTCGAACCACCACACGCTCGCCGAGGGCGGCCGCGAGTTCGACCTGTTCCTCGTCGGCCTCGACGGAGGCGCCCCTGAGCGCGTCACGTTCTCCGGCACGTTCGACGCCTTCCCGATGTTCTCGCCCGACGGCACGCGCCTCGTGTTCGCCTCGAACCGCCGCGGCGACCGCGCCGACAGCCGCGACACGAACGTCTTCGTCGCCGACTGGGTCGAGAACCCGACCGAGGCCGACCGCCTGTTCGGCACGGAGTAG
- a CDS encoding DUF805 domain-containing protein, with amino-acid sequence MTPAAAYLHVLAAFADFDGRASRAELWGFVLVHTLVMGVLVVASAVVGRWSGMGWIAGSAVVALYLAVSFFPALSAVARRLHDTGRSSLLVALGLVPIVGLLLLYWLVLPGEPGPNRYGQPPE; translated from the coding sequence GTGACGCCCGCCGCCGCCTACCTCCACGTCCTCGCCGCCTTCGCCGACTTCGACGGGCGCGCGTCGCGGGCCGAGCTGTGGGGCTTCGTGCTCGTCCACACGCTCGTGATGGGCGTACTGGTGGTCGCCTCGGCCGTCGTCGGGCGGTGGAGCGGCATGGGGTGGATCGCCGGGAGCGCCGTGGTCGCGCTCTACCTCGCCGTCTCGTTCTTTCCGGCCCTCTCGGCCGTCGCCCGGCGGCTCCACGACACCGGGCGGAGCAGTCTGCTCGTCGCTCTCGGCCTCGTGCCCATCGTCGGGTTGCTTCTGCTCTACTGGCTCGTGCTCCCAGGCGAGCCGGGGCCGAATCGGTACGGTCAGCCGCCTGAATGA
- a CDS encoding outer membrane beta-barrel family protein has product MSLRYPPLLLALLIAAPAFAQPGARPQGAVTATIVDDATGAPLPQATLALYALPDTSFATGGAADVDGAVSIDPVRPGRYVARVSFIGYDMRPLEAFEVAAGAPTALGEVRLSEGAEVLGEAEVTARREFVEQQADRTVYNVQEQAVTAGGSAIETLQTLPSLEVDTDGNISLRGNQNVVIQIDGRPVPVRGAFLAALLRQIPAEKVERVEVIPNPSAKYEPDGMGGIINIVLVEGTDRGLSGGLTFGGGTELSGQLGANLSYQSGAWDTNLQYGYRYGERQTTFTTETRELDGAFAVYQLGDSGNDESSHFLNGSATYDLGESTTLTAEGSFGFRDGTTNGLTTFERTIGGGSPVETFRDIDNDSDGLNGDAALVFRRRFENAMDSGGGAGGDAGGGRMRMGGFGGSRGGGGAQSDHELAIETRYTHFENGGLGLFLDLATDDVLTGVQSQTTDQINDEASFQVDYTRPVGPLKLELGTKASAEWVASDSEFLSGDTRDDLEIDPNQTNAFDYDRQIVAAYVQGARPLGPFQAQVGLRAEYAQRNFDLLTELPEEANPFIDPDAETSLSYTSLFPSAFLTYALEPGTLVKGSYSRRIQRPQTFFLNPFPDLSDTTFVRTGNPGLRPEYTDSYELTLQYKFFATLTPFYRRTTDSITRRVSTDPETGVGLFTIANLDTETNYGADLTFFGQFGPLRGFVSGSVYQAVLADATPGTDEVSALSHNARASLQWEVRDGTNLQGFVFYNGAQPSVDGERKAFAFSTIGLNQRITESIQLAARVNDPFGLAKFEFETNDGRVFRDTSFDPAIRQASFTLTYTFGSNQNRPQQPQQPQQGGGMDDGFGI; this is encoded by the coding sequence ATGTCCCTCCGGTACCCCCCCCTCCTGCTGGCCTTGCTGATCGCCGCGCCCGCGTTCGCTCAGCCCGGCGCTCGCCCCCAAGGCGCCGTCACGGCCACCATCGTCGACGACGCCACGGGCGCCCCGCTCCCGCAGGCCACGCTCGCCCTCTACGCGCTGCCCGACACGTCGTTTGCCACCGGCGGTGCCGCGGATGTCGACGGGGCCGTGTCGATCGACCCCGTCCGGCCGGGCCGGTACGTCGCCCGCGTCAGCTTCATCGGCTACGACATGCGCCCGCTCGAAGCCTTCGAGGTCGCGGCCGGGGCGCCGACGGCTCTCGGAGAGGTCCGGCTGAGTGAGGGCGCCGAGGTGCTCGGCGAGGCCGAGGTCACGGCGCGGCGCGAGTTCGTCGAGCAGCAGGCCGACCGGACGGTCTACAACGTCCAGGAGCAGGCCGTGACGGCGGGCGGGAGCGCCATCGAGACGCTCCAGACGCTCCCCTCGCTCGAGGTCGACACGGACGGCAACATCTCGCTGCGGGGCAACCAGAACGTCGTGATCCAGATCGACGGGCGGCCCGTCCCGGTGCGGGGGGCCTTCCTCGCGGCGCTCCTCCGCCAGATCCCGGCCGAGAAGGTCGAGCGCGTCGAGGTCATCCCGAACCCGTCGGCGAAGTACGAGCCCGACGGGATGGGCGGGATCATCAACATCGTGCTCGTGGAGGGGACCGACCGCGGCCTCTCCGGCGGCCTCACGTTCGGCGGCGGGACCGAGCTCTCGGGCCAGCTCGGCGCGAACCTCTCCTACCAGTCGGGGGCCTGGGACACGAACCTCCAGTACGGCTACCGCTACGGTGAGCGCCAGACGACGTTCACGACCGAGACGCGCGAGCTCGACGGGGCCTTCGCCGTGTACCAGCTCGGCGACAGCGGCAACGACGAGAGCTCGCACTTCCTCAACGGCTCGGCGACCTACGACCTCGGCGAGAGCACGACGCTCACGGCCGAGGGCTCGTTCGGCTTCCGCGACGGCACGACGAATGGCCTGACGACGTTCGAGCGGACGATCGGCGGGGGCTCCCCGGTCGAGACGTTCCGCGACATCGACAACGACTCCGACGGGCTCAACGGCGACGCCGCGCTCGTCTTCCGGCGCCGGTTCGAGAACGCCATGGACAGCGGTGGTGGCGCGGGCGGCGACGCGGGCGGCGGCCGGATGCGGATGGGCGGCTTCGGCGGCTCGCGCGGCGGCGGCGGCGCCCAGAGCGACCACGAGCTGGCCATCGAGACCCGCTACACGCACTTCGAGAACGGCGGCCTCGGGCTGTTCCTCGACTTGGCCACCGACGACGTCCTCACGGGCGTCCAGTCGCAGACGACGGACCAGATCAACGACGAGGCCTCGTTCCAGGTCGACTACACGCGGCCGGTCGGGCCGCTCAAGCTCGAGCTCGGCACGAAGGCCTCGGCCGAGTGGGTCGCCAGCGACAGCGAGTTCCTCTCGGGCGACACCCGCGACGACCTCGAGATCGACCCGAACCAGACCAACGCGTTCGACTACGACCGCCAGATCGTCGCGGCCTACGTCCAGGGCGCCCGCCCGCTCGGGCCGTTCCAGGCCCAGGTCGGCCTCCGCGCCGAGTACGCCCAGCGCAACTTCGACCTGCTCACGGAGCTCCCCGAGGAGGCCAACCCGTTCATCGACCCCGACGCCGAGACGTCGCTGAGCTACACGAGCCTCTTCCCGAGCGCTTTCCTGACCTACGCCCTCGAGCCGGGCACGCTCGTCAAGGGCTCGTACTCGCGCCGGATCCAGCGGCCGCAGACGTTCTTCCTCAACCCGTTCCCGGACCTCTCCGACACGACGTTCGTCCGCACCGGCAACCCCGGCCTCCGGCCTGAATACACCGACTCGTACGAGCTCACGCTCCAGTACAAGTTCTTCGCGACGCTCACGCCGTTCTACCGCCGGACGACCGACTCCATCACGCGGCGCGTCTCGACCGACCCGGAGACGGGCGTCGGCCTATTCACGATCGCCAACCTCGACACGGAGACGAACTACGGCGCCGACCTCACGTTCTTCGGGCAGTTCGGCCCGCTCCGCGGGTTCGTGTCGGGCAGCGTCTACCAGGCCGTCCTCGCCGACGCGACGCCGGGCACGGACGAAGTCTCGGCCCTGTCGCACAACGCGCGCGCCAGCCTCCAGTGGGAGGTCCGCGACGGGACGAACCTCCAGGGCTTCGTGTTCTACAACGGCGCCCAGCCGTCGGTCGACGGCGAGCGGAAGGCGTTCGCGTTCTCGACGATCGGGCTGAACCAGCGGATCACGGAGAGCATCCAGCTCGCGGCCCGCGTCAACGACCCGTTCGGGCTGGCCAAGTTCGAGTTCGAGACCAACGACGGCCGCGTCTTCCGCGACACGTCGTTCGACCCGGCCATCCGCCAGGCCTCGTTCACGCTGACGTACACGTTCGGCTCGAACCAGAACCGCCCGCAGCAGCCGCAGCAGCCCCAGCAGGGCGGCGGCATGGACGACGGGTTCGGCATCTAG
- a CDS encoding DUF1963 domain-containing protein encodes MDVPAALQPYVRTAWLPETAEEDGPRTASKLGGTAWIPADETWPACPNCGRSLQLLLQLNPDDLPEAVRGEVGEGLVQLFYCTSQDPLCEVDCEAFFPFSASVVARRVVPDGEGSEAVPDLADPFPPRRVVGWRPVDDLPVPEDAPELSLPDEVWDEVYRHGLVERDKLAGWPTWIQGPERPACPRCGTEMRVVFQIVSDDTLPILFGDMGTGHLTRCPEHADVLTFGWACT; translated from the coding sequence ATGGACGTCCCCGCCGCGCTCCAACCGTACGTCCGCACCGCGTGGCTGCCCGAGACCGCCGAGGAGGACGGCCCGCGTACGGCCTCGAAGCTCGGTGGCACGGCCTGGATCCCCGCCGACGAGACGTGGCCGGCGTGCCCGAACTGCGGCCGGTCGCTCCAACTCCTCCTCCAACTAAACCCCGACGACCTGCCCGAGGCGGTCCGGGGCGAGGTCGGCGAGGGGCTCGTCCAGCTCTTCTACTGCACGTCGCAGGACCCGCTCTGCGAGGTCGACTGCGAGGCGTTCTTCCCGTTTTCGGCCTCCGTCGTCGCTCGCCGCGTGGTCCCCGACGGGGAGGGGAGCGAGGCCGTCCCGGACCTCGCCGACCCGTTCCCGCCGCGTCGCGTGGTCGGCTGGCGGCCCGTCGACGACCTCCCGGTGCCGGAGGACGCGCCGGAGCTGAGCCTGCCGGACGAGGTCTGGGACGAGGTGTATCGGCACGGCCTCGTCGAGCGCGACAAGCTCGCGGGGTGGCCCACCTGGATCCAGGGGCCGGAGCGCCCGGCGTGCCCGCGCTGCGGGACGGAGATGCGGGTCGTCTTCCAGATCGTGTCCGACGACACGCTGCCCATCCTCTTCGGTGACATGGGGACGGGCCACCTCACGCGGTGCCCCGAGCACGCGGACGTGCTCACCTTCGGCTGGGCCTGCACGTGA